Sequence from the Cololabis saira isolate AMF1-May2022 chromosome 9, fColSai1.1, whole genome shotgun sequence genome:
GTCAAAATATATAAGAAAAGCTAACCaaacctttttaaatgtgtccaTATCCCCTCAGAGTGAATTTGAACTTCTCCAATTTGAGATGAAACATAATGTCTTTAATCCAGCTGACGTGAGGGAGGTATTCAGCTCTTCCACTTCAATAGTGTTTGTCGTCCGGCCAGCAAGGCAGTAAAGGCCACCACATTATACATGTTTAATGGGCAGTCCAGTCCTCAGGTTGACATggtcgtttttgttttttgggtcgTTTGATGCAGTATTAAGAGGTGGAGATGCAGGACAACATTTCTTTTcaaggcttttttttcccaacaaaGGAACGTTGTCATCCATGTCCCTGAACTCGTCCCTGTTAGTGGTACAAGTGCGCCCTCTGCTGGCGGACACTGGTCCCTGCAGTCCTCCTCTGCTGTTGTGGTATAAAGGTGGGGTTACTGTCGTTCACGCTCCAGTCCTCTTTAATGACCATTATTGTTGGTCATAATAAACACGGTTTGGTCTTACTATTGGGTTAATACAACCTCAGCAGTACCAGCTCTTTCTCCatatgaatatttatttaacaaaaatcaaGAATGCTGTGCTACGGTGCACAATCCTGTTCATGCTGGAACAGGATTGAAGGGGTGAGATGGAGCCGGGTTCTGCTAATCATCACGGTTCCTGAATCGATTATCAGCTTAAGTCTGCATAGTTGGAAGAAGActgatggcacttttccactagcacctactcatctcggctcggcctggtttcttttccactacaatccagcacctgTAGCAGAAGTAgaaggttggagtgaagctgctgtgacgtatttgattgtgtatctaatcTATTGTGTTCAAtacaaagttaaaaaatgagagtgagagaagcttcaattGGCGgcgctttttaattttatttagtttgtctcagcgctgctataattttagtttttattagttttagtcacgttcattctcctttttagtcgtcaagtttcagtcgtataaaagtctgagcattttagtcttttagtcagaattgtccattttagtctagttttagtcaaagattgtatttagccaaacccattttacaatttaaacaaggttatcttattattatgttattgttaccttatagactcaagcagagccgtctgggagatttgcgaggccctgtgcgaaatggctgggagcaaaatttttgggtttttccaaaaacccaaaaaccccaacattttggggtttttcgggtcggatagggtgtctatatgcgcaattttaactctccaattagtaaaatactggataccttcccctgcctcatcatcatctcttgcctcgacgcggggccccacggctgcttgagacccggtcggatcggtgatttttgtaacaaatttatcaaacgagcctttcagagaggcattaaactcttccattttcttttgtttttttcttttttcatcccctgatggaaatttcctgaatctgtttcgttctctcgacattgtgtgacagtttgttccaactccaccgtctggatcagagcagcttgtgtctgcgcttggtctgacgcagttgtattgaacaacagacacgcgcatcattgcacatatatttcttgatatgcacagactagtacacatttaggtctgtaatggaacgtgactgttgatatttataagagaaaaaaaaacggaaaaaaaaatctttttttttttttttcaaaaacggcccatagcgcgaagCCCCGtgtggtcgcacggttcgcacaccccttgcggcagccctggactcaagaatacattcattccagatacagaagactctaatttgagtttacaacatatttatttttccgcatttctccccatctttttatttttcgtcaacacattgggttttctttacCACgtttatgtaggaaagtgtatccaaatattggttcttcttcttctccagccccagagcagatcccagcgtttctctctgtaactttgtttttaactgacgttaactagagctctgcgttaacggcatcagcctctaactctgcagctgcatcttctggatctgattccccgcagagtttttattttgtaatctacatttaagtctcgtttttattcctgtacgatattgcattatatatttaattatccttatcacatgaccagcatcttcgttgcatctcgtctcgttttcctcaggtgataaaggttcgttgacgacgatatttagtcataattttcattgacgagaGCAACTTTAACTGAGACCAGGGAGTATGATCAACACTGCCCTTACTAGTCAGTTTTAGACGGAGCGGTCCGGTAGACGCAGAAAAAGATGGCGGCCCGCCGGCCCGGCAGGGCAAAGATGGGCAGAACCTTCCGAGAACAGGCGGTAATTCTAACTTTGCCTCTTGCAGATCGGTAAGATGAGATACGTCAGCGTCAGAGACTTCAAGGGCAAGTGCCTGATCGACATCAGAGAGTACTGGATGAACCAAGACGGGGAGATGAAACCTGGAAAGAAAGGTAAGAGAGCGGCCGGGCCGCTAACGTCCTCAGCAGCCAGAGGGGGAAGTCGGGCTTCTgtgactgcatttacatgcagtcaataacccttatattaacaataacaataacccgaatattaacaataacccggttttgcacggccacgtaaacaccaataacccctttgaataacctgaatttgctcatattccggtgtttaaaaacccgaatatgagccctgggttactccttttaaaacctgaatattgggtcatgtaaacaccaaacggaatatccccatcaaacagaacatgaatttgttttctgcacatgttctgttcacaaggaatcctggggtccgtttcacaaagcaggttcaacaaacactgagtctaatcctgaactcttagttgatctactctgagatcggaaactctgagttttcagttccagatcagcggatttgaggtaatttactcaactctaagtagtttcacctggagttaagcttgtgtgtgagggaaataaaaagccatcatcagtagagcgctgatacaaggattcaccatggcaaccggtgacaacaaaagagcgacatactttttcttttttttattttaaactttatttatcatttcaatttacaaaatcccttttgaggaaacattgcatctgaagatccacagatccacatacttcacgccgtgtcctttttcccccgaatggaattagagatcttaatgcgcgcatacggcgaatttgaacatgttttttgaaaaaagagtaacaccgcagcacagaataatataaaattaatttaacagatctctacatcattcacctgcaatcctgtgtaaccccttgatggcttggacaggtttatgataggcttgccacccgtcccttgaaatacagaattgttccgtaattgggaattaaaagttgcgttccgtattgaaccaatacagacacatattatgccaggggtctccaaccctggtcctggatccacctatccagcatgttttagatctttcctgcttcagcacaccatgatacaaggagctgtgtcagcaacagaactgtccagaccttgatgacaagttaatgatgaccattgattagaatcaggtgtgttcatgcagggagacacctaaaacatgctggataggtggatccaggggcctgtactacgaagcaagttcaacatacccaggatatcttttccttatccagcttcactaacccggacaattgcaatcacgctaagcggtcacacgacggtggttatcaactcggtatatcaacccaggtttctccaatctggatatgagcgcgtgcacataaaaggggcagtgttttcagcgcatgaccaatcgcaagcatggagaagtccgctgtcagagccgcttatttcagtagcgaagagcaaaggataaattacactgtgatttaacttaatatttAGACTTGAAATTAAAAGTTCATGTCGTGTTCAAATTAAACGAGGTCTGACATTTCATCCTCTCTCAAATGACTCATACCTTGTTTCTACAGTATATTTACAGTTTGTACATAAAGGTTTATTTGCAAAAGTAGTTTTCTTAGAAAGACGGAGTGAGGGTATCTACAGCAAAGACAAACGTACTCTCATACCTCTCTGTCAGGAGAAAAGAAATGATAAAGTGTTGATACTTGGGTATGAAAGGAATTGCTTAGTTTCTTGACTAATTCAATTTTTGTTGAAAGTCagcccactctttttttttttcctctcacgatccgcgcaccgagctccactggattctcttcgaaagggcatgccattttccaagagagctgattggtcagtgggcggtgcttttatacccggcgatctgtatctcgaacataacctgctccggagcaggttagctgttcagcataagttaccatggcgatgtgccccggtaagaagtgaaccaccgtcgtagtcctgaaaacccagggttaaacctgaagttacctcgctaaccccaaatcccgcttcgtagtacaggccccaggactggagttggagacccctgtattatgctcttatttattcatgtaataatatacaggtggaggtcggaaaatttgaatatattgcaaaacttaattcgtagtaaattcaacttaaggtgaaacaaatattatttcccactacatgcaaagtgagatatttcaagcctttatttgttataattttgatgattatggctcacagcttatgaaaaccccaaataaaacatctaaaaaaattagaatatattatgaaatcataaaacaattcaatcatcaaaattataacaaataaaggattaacatatattgctttgcctgtaatgagactatgtataatgtacatgtattacgcggtctgataaccatctcccgacgaatatttaattctctgcgcattaattctgcaccttcatcaattgtgtcttcatcaaaaggacatgccgtgttcgtgacaatggacttctaatatatatactgattctgtttttaatgacagacggcagaacttcgccaaaaactcgcctgctgactgaatgaatgaggaaatcaaatgtgcgtgcggctctgaaagaggcggagacgcagagaaactccaggtttcacgatataaacctggtcccgaccaggttaggttcagagcgtctgttactatggtaactgaccgagagcttaagttacctctctttgtgaaacaggttagagttacctctctttctctggtttgagttacctccctttgtgaaacggaaaactcagagtttccctcatttcagggttaacagactccgagttttcactaaacctgctttttgaaacggacccctggtcttttgagtccaggaagttcttataaacacggagaaacacaagaccaggaggagactaatcacttcataaatgtaatgaaggatatgaacatttctgcatttgtagacggtagaaagtaccgggatagaagatttacaagaaggtgagagaaaagttgcgcgaagcagcatttgttttgaatttggatacaggaagaagaagcagaaatgacgggaattgtgtcatcatgttctccgtgcgtcactggtttgatccagatatcccaaatgattaattaccatgtaaacggaatattctgaatgtttcagtaaccggaatattagcaataacccgaattttgactgcatgtaaacatagtctgtgtttgtgacagctctctctctctcctgcttctGTTCCAGGCATCTCCCTGAATCCTGAACAGTGGAACCAGCTGAAAGACCAGATCTCAGAAATCGACGACGCCGTCAAAAGACTATAAGCATTCCTTTAACTGTTGACCGTTTGAACTAATTGAACACGTTTGTTAATTAGTTTTGTAAAGAAACGGGGGCCGGGCGGGGGCTGGGATTGTTTTCTGGTGGATTTGTTTGATTTGTAGTTCGTAGTACTCCGGGCTTGTGTGCCAACCTTGTTTTGAGCTGTTTTAGTAAACGTGGGTGGGCGAGTAGGCGGCTCCTCATTACTCTGTGGGAACAGTGCACCATTACACTGATGTTTTTGTATTGAAGAATAAAACAACGTGCACTAGCTTAATGTTTTTCATGTATAAACTCTTGTCTTCATTTTGACGATCGTGCCGCTGTGATTGACAGGACTCTGCTTCAGCCGCCCCTGATGTGTTGTCACTATCACTACTTTTGTTCTGCGGGTTTCCTCCAGTCATGATGAaccataaacaataaaaaagtctTGAATAATTGGTTGCATTGTAAAATAATTGGATTAGGTTGTCTGTGTTCGATCTTCCATCCTTGGATGTCGAGCCTTTTGGgtcgtacacacacacacacacacacacacacacacacacacacacacacacacactcaacagGTCTCAGTCAAAGCGCTGGTTCGGAAAGTGGTGGGACGGGGACGGAGGTGGGTAGAGTATCCAAAAATTGtagtcaagtaaaagtactgtcacttcagaataatatgactcaagtagaagtaaaaagtattcatccaaataattacttgagtaaaagtaaaaaggtacttggtgaaaaaactactcgagtactgagtaactgttgagtaacgtctgatttatttttttaacacacccattcaaacacaaaagtacaaaataatcattcaGGCAAATTTAATtaatacaataaattaaaattaataaaaaatagcttaaattaaaatctaagtaaattcaagtactttaataaataataacttaagaaattaagcacaagtagcacaaaatgtcaagcctttgtacttttcttttttaactagaacaaacatgaactcatagaaactctgtgtgtgtttgagtctgtgtaaatgtgacaaaacatgcaaaaactaacatttttcccaaagaatcacccagtgatgtcatgagattgacgcgtacgcggataaaagggataaaagaaaagtaacagctcaacgtagcctaatgtagcggagtaagaggaacagtttcttcttcacaaatctactcaagtaaaagtaaaaagtatagtgattcaaaactactcctaaaagtacaacatttcccaaaacttactcaagtaaatgtaacggagtaaatgtaactcgttactacccagctctggacGGGGAATTGTTCCCGTGGATGTGCAGTCAACAGATCTGCAGTTgatctggtactggtacatccTGGTAGCATCAACGTGTACTGGAAGGAAAATCCATTTCTTCTGATAATAGTAAAGTGTTAAAGGTTGATGGCATCTTTTTGGGGAACTATAAAAGAGATTGTAATATTAGCTCTTACAAAGAAGTAATAATCTTTATGGAATACACTTTTAACAATGTGACACATTAATGgctcttttccaccagcacctacccGGCTCTACTCAttaactcggcctggtttcttttcaataACAACTCATcccccagatcagaagtaggaggttggagaagctgctgtgacgtatttgattgtgtatctaaatgaagaagacaacaacactaaagatgtagaacctggaggagatgatagatgtgctgctgggtctgtggattGTGTTTAATATCAAGTTAaagaatgagagtgagagaagcttcaagcagcaatgcttttttttttgtttgtctgcactgctgaaaagtcagctggagccgtgagcagctatgaagagacagagctcctggtagatctggtcgttccttatctccgtctagatcctttttaattctctcctcagcaccaggtttatgaacatctgcacctcagagttggatcatgaaacagacttttgctgccgttgctggttgaataaaatgaacaagaatccgtcagagtctctttctctgatttcctcctcctgactcagacgtctgactccaaccccccgacgtattggttcaatacggaacgcaacttttaattcccaattatgtaacaattccgtatttccagggacgggtggcgagcctggtcacggcagcggc
This genomic interval carries:
- the sub1b gene encoding SUB1 regulator of transcription b, whose amino-acid sequence is MPKSKEVLSSTSGSDSDSEVETKAKRKKASAPEKPAKKAKSGESSKPGGSSKGSGNGEDNMFQIGKMRYVSVRDFKGKCLIDIREYWMNQDGEMKPGKKGISLNPEQWNQLKDQISEIDDAVKRL